The Anabas testudineus chromosome 11, fAnaTes1.2, whole genome shotgun sequence genome has a segment encoding these proteins:
- the bag6l gene encoding LOW QUALITY PROTEIN: large proline-rich protein BAG6 (The sequence of the model RefSeq protein was modified relative to this genomic sequence to represent the inferred CDS: inserted 1 base in 1 codon) → MPESSGRIEVTVKTLDSQSRSYKVRGELTVKQFKGHIASSVEIPVDKQRLIYQGRVLQDDRTLTEYNVDGKVIHLVERAPPQATVSGSVGAGVSTGGAENGNSSSHASSQDAPHDRNGNSYVMLGTFNLPVNIMDPQQIQMSVQQMMAGVGEAGRTARVSTSSGSNGSVDVQINLDQSVQSEPRMRLQLAENLLRDTRSLIHRLEGVSSDTSSHPELEVPQSSSSPPLPSFPVGEAAASQPMDTSSAPAPSSSTSTQTEGPTNTGPNHPSPAEFVEVLSEVRRVEERLRPFIERTHSILGAATSADYNNNTQEREEDQRILNLVGDALRLLGNTLVVLSDLRCNLATSPPRHLYVVRPMVHYAHPVLPHMPIPINLGTTVTMTSNGRQSAEGQRLPSQGSGQSDHQAASQAPSPPSNGAPHQQDQGGPRVIRITHQTMEPVVMMQMNIDGESAAGSQIPGQPNAAGPGQPGMTPVHFPGLPPEFMQAIVHQISHQAAAMAAAASVGHPAQMVSVPDSTSSAEATASPQAPHPAQARVVITRPSFSPRLPQPVGTRGTTINLRATVPTAGQQPGQGVPLAPSSLTQMISGLVGQLLMPGQPGDPVSSSSSNNSQTSSSTSTLSDSSTTSPPPPSANTSGQTSTHTTSTTSMGHPAESGSEGNLAQLLGSLLGGVVGPESVGSGPAPSITVTLPGXPAFFQSMSDFTPPPVSGLGSPVPPQTTGPAPSHARTGAGGDTLSPELFTGIVQGVLSTMMSSLGAQQGNGESIAQFIQRLSQTSNLFTPGSGDAVGFFGDLLSLVCQSFSMVDMVLLLHGNAQPLSRIQPQLTDFFTEHYLQGREPTDDNIATAAEDLINGLEEYIAESFATVVVREGVDIVQTNLSFLRQQFTRMASHILRCNDPTFGPRLLLLCTQALFECLALNLYCLGGEQTALTAVINHRIRRMSAEVNPSLVNWLTSMMSMRLHVILEHNPVTEDQIMHYVIYTQGELNQTTAAEVEQASENPSVEMEESLSPVAATTAEEAMASSDDSGERGAPPGDNTTSSGDTQCPVGAPAGREEATPEAEPWAAAVPPEWVPIIRHDMLSQRKIKAQPPLSDAYLHGMPAKRRKTSQCEGPHLSLSDAVSRAARTAGVLPVTAPNSLQGELERPELQEAYTKQVKSDIKQRVRDDPDYNAQRFPKTHRAFSIEES, encoded by the exons ATGCCTGAATCCAGCGGAAGGATTGAAGTGACTGTAAAGACTCTGGACTCCCAGAGCAGGAGCTATAAAGTCAGAGGGGAG TTGACAGTGAAGCAATTCAAGGGGCACATCGCATCCTCAGTGGAGATCCCAGTGGACAAGCAGAGGCTCATCTACCAGGGCAGAGTGCTGCAGGATGACAGGACACTGACTGAGTAca ATGTAGATGGGAAGGTAATCCACCTTGTGGAGCGCGCCCCACCTCAGGCCACTGTGTCTGGCTCTGTGGGGGCAGGTGTTTCCACTGGGGGGGCAGAGaatggaaacagcagcagccatgcCTCCTCCCAGGATGCACCACATGACCGCAATGGCAACAGCTATGTGATGCTGGGGACCTTCAACCTGCCTGTCAACATCATGGACCCCCAGCAGATACAG atgtcaGTTCAGCAGATGATGGCTGGTGTTGGTGAAGCTGGACGAACTGCCAGAGTCAGCACCAGCTCTGGG AGCAATGGCTCAGTGGACGTGCAGATCAACTTGGACCAATCAGTACAGAGTGAGCCCAGGATGAGGCTGCAGCTGGCTGAGAACCTTCTCAGAGACACTCGGTCTCTGATCCACAGGCTGGAG GGCGTGTCTAGTGACACCAGCTCCCACCCTGAACTAGAGGTACCACAATCCTCTTCTTCCCCACCACTACCTTCCTTCCCTGTTGGAGAGGCTGCAGCATCACAGCCCATGGACACAAGCTCTGCTCCTGCTCCgtcatcctccacctccacccagACCGAGGGACCCACTAACACTGGGCCCAA TCACCCAAGTCCAGCAGAGTTTGTGGAGGTCCTCTCTGAGGTcaggagggtggaggagaggtTACGTCCCTTCATAGAGAGGACCCACTCAATCCTCGGAGCGGCCACCTCAGCAGACTACAACAACAAT ACtcaggaaagagaggaagatcAACGCATTCTCAACCTGGTCGGAGATGCACTGCGTCTCCTTGGAAACACCTTAGTTGTCCTTAGTGACCTACGCTGTAACCTGGCAACCTCTCCCCCACGTCACCTGTATGTGGTTCGCCCCATGGTCCACTACGCCCATCCTGTCCTGCCACACATGCCTATTCCA ATAAACTTAGGGACAACAGTGACCATGACATCCAATGGGAGACAGTCAGCTGAAGGACAACGCCTGCCGTCTCAGGGCTCCGGCCAATCAGATCATCAGGCTGCCAGCCAGgctccatctcctccatcaAACGGGGCTCCTCACCAACAAGATCAGGGTGGACCCCGAGTGATCCGGATCACTCACCAGACAATGGAACCTGTAGTCATGATGCAGATGAACATTGATG GTGAGTCAGCAGCTGGGTCTCAGATTCCAGGACAGCCAAATGCTGCAGGTCCTGGACAGCCTG GAATGACACCTGTCCACTTTCCAGGGCTGCCACCTGAGTTCATGCAGGCCATTGTGCATCAGATCTCCCACCAAGCTGCTGCCATGGCGGCTGCAGCTTCAGTAGGCCACCCAGCACAGATGGTTTCAGTCCCTGACTCAACATCCAGTGCTGAGGCAACTGCTTCCCCACAGGCCCCCCACCCTGCTCAGGCTAGGGTGGTCATCACCAGGCCATCCTTCTCCCCTCGACTTCCACAGCCTGTGGGAACAAGGGGGACCACCATCAATCTTAGGGCTACAGTACCCACAGCTGGCCAGCAGCCAGGACAG GGAGTACCTCTGGCTCCTTCCTCTCTCACCCAGATGATCAGTGGTCTGGTTGGACAGCTCCTGATGCCGGGGCAGCCAG GTGATCCTGTGTCCTCATCCTCTTCCAACAACTCTCAgacctcctcctctacctcgACTTTGTCTGATTCCTCTACCACATCTCCTCCGCCTCCCTCTGCCAACACCTCTGGACAGACGTCCACCCACACCACCAGTACTACCTCTATGGGCCACCCAGCAGAAAGTGGTTCAGAGGGAAATCTGGCCCAGTTACTGGGCTCCTTGCTGGGGGGAGTAGTAGGGCCTGAAAGTGTGGGCTCTGGGCCAGCTCCCTCCATCACTGTGACCCTGCCGG TGCCTGCCTTCTTCCAGAGCATGTCAGATTTCACACCG CCACCAGTCAGTGGCCTGGGCTCCCCAGTACCTCCTCAGACCACAGGTCCTGCCCCAAGCCATGCCCGCACTGGTGCAGGTGGAGACACTCTGAGCCCAGAGCTGTTCACCGGTATCGTGCAGGGAGTGCTTTCCACCATGATGAGCTCTCTGGGTGCACAACAAGGCAATGGTGAGAGCATAGCACAGTTCATCCAGAGACTGTCCCAGACGAGCAACCTTTTCACCCCTGGCTCTGGAGATGCTGTGG GATTCTTTGGTGACCTGCTTTCCCTGGTGTGTCAGAGCTTCTCCATGGTGGACATGGTGTTGTTGCTCCATGGGAATGCCCAGCCTCTCAGTCGCATCCAACCACAGCTCACTGACTTCTTCACTGAACACTACCTCCAGGGCAGAGAGCCCACCGACGATAACATAGCT ACTGCAGCTGAGGACCTCATCAACGGACTGGAGGAGTACATAGCAGAGAGCTTT GCTACAGTGGTGGTGCGAGAGGGAGTGGACATCGTTCAGACCAACCTATCTTTCCTTAGACAACAGTTCACACGCATGGCTTCACATATCCTGCGCTGCAATG atCCCACATTTGGCCCCCGCCTGTTGCTGCTGTGCACTCAGGCTCTTTTTGAGTGTCTGGCCCTAAACCTGTATTGTCTTGGTGGAGAACAGACAGCTCTGACGGCAGTCATTAACCATCGCATT agaAGGATGTCTGCAGAAGTCAATCCCAGTCTGGTCAACTGGCTGACCAGTATGATGTCCATGAGACTGCATGTCATTCTGGAACACAACCCAGTGACTGAGGACCAAATCATGCACTACGTCATCTACACACAG GGGGAGTTGAACCAGACAACAGCGGCTGAAGTGGAACAGGCATCAGAAAATCCCAGTGTTGAG ATGGAGGAGAGTTTATCTCCGGTTGCAGCCACCACAGCAGAGGAGGCCATGGCTTCATCAGATGACAGTGGAGAGAGGGGAGCCCCTCCTGGGGACAACACAACTTCTTCTGGAGACACTCAATGTCCTGTTGGAGCTCCAGCAGGACGGGAGGAGGCGACTCCTGAGGCCGAGCCATGGGCAGCAGCTGTTCCACCT GAATGGGTTCCCATCATCAGGCATGACATGCTGTCTCAGAGGAAAATCAAAGCCCAGCCGCCACTGTCTGATGCCTACCTGCACGGGATGCCTgcaaagaggaggaag ACGAGCCAGTGTGAGGGACCACACCTTTCCCTGTCGGACGCAGTGAGTCGGGCCGCTCGCACTGCTGGAGTCCTGCCTGTCACTGCACCAAACAGCCTGCAGGGGGAGCTGGAGAGGCCAGAGCTGCAGGAAGCATACACCAAACAG GTAAAGAGTGACATCAAACAGCGAGTCAGAGATGATCCAGACTACAACGCCCAGAGATTCCCCAAGACACACCGAGCTTTCTCCATAGAGGAGTCCTAA
- the c11h6orf136 gene encoding uncharacterized protein C6orf136 homolog gives MAVSRGGVAFWVGCVRSHSRRPPFKNQNWTLSQAVDWIHQTRPLSSATWALAPPNSLRYQYLKQPVLLHPFHNDSQPQRGALCEEDWEESFSVCVLVRQGDPDSLHNLLEVPLFGHNKLAELLAPVSHKSSEFAFTLTTVDGSREDDISISFKRNTVESVKREHGSFRSLFETERCPAPFMYGSQFYCFHSPGTETFTSSRLKTRQNFGLDHLPVDLSLVPPVSLCSYTERPVGEHTEGGSEKEEKLAMMYERLRIELPSLFGKSHDYTMYSSDVEFINGLVNIKTRGRVIYQLSLSLWRLLCLCYYAEARLEVLKLTKHVEDGTIKARWRIWGLPFYSLLLRFYRKDKSQLYRSYDAFSTFYIGQDGLIHCHKVEKVMPAQPPVLPRVTSLLAGALVALGVQEHRPALNLLPFLLSSLRQSRN, from the exons GCAGTCGATTGGATACATCAGACACGTCCCCTGAGCAGTGCGACATGGGCCCTGGCACCCCCCAACAGTCTGAGATATCAGTACCTTAAACAGCCAGTGCTGTTGCACCCGTTCCACAATGACAGTCAGCCTCAGAGAGGAGCGTTGTGTGAGGAAGACTGGGAGgagtctttcagtgtgtgtgtgctggtgcgACAGGGCGACCCAGACAGCCTCCACAACCTGCTGGAGGTCCCTTTGTTTGGACACAATAAACTAGCAGAACTGCTTGCACCAGTGTCTCATAAGTCGTCTGAGTTCGCCTTCACCCTGACCACAGTGGATGGCAGCAGAGAGGATGACATCAGCATCAGCTTCAAGAGAAACACGGTTGAATCTGTAAAGAGAGAACATGGCAGTTTCAGAAGCCTGTTTGAAACTGAAAGGTGTCCTGCACCGTTCATGTACGGCTcccagttttattgttttcattcacCCGGCACAGAGACATTTACCAGTAGTAGGCTGAAGACGAGGCAGAATTTTGGACTTGACCACTTGCCTGTGGATCTGTCTCTAGTAccccctgtctctctgtgtagCTACACAGAGAGACCAGTGGGGGAGCATACTGAGGGAGGcagtgaaaaagaagagaaattgGCCATGATGTATGAAAGACTGAGGATAGAG CTTCCAAGTTTGTTTGGAAAGAGCCACGATTACACCATGTACTCAAGTGATGTGGAATTCATCAATGGCCTTGTGAACATCAAAACCAG AGGCCGCGTGATATACCAGCTCAGCCTCTCACTGTGGCGCCTCCTCTGCCTATGTTACTACGCTGAAGCTCGGCTGGAGGTGCTGAAGCTCACCAAGCATGTAGAGGATGGGACCATCAAAGCTCGCTGGAGGATCTGGGGTCTCCCCTTCTACTCTCTGCTACTGCGCTTCTACCGCAAAGACAAGTCTCAACTTTACAG GTCATATGATGCTTTCTCTACTTTTTACATTGGACAGGATGGACTCATTCACTGTCACAAAGTTGAAAAG GTGATGCCAGCTCAGCCCCCTGTCCTGCCCAGAGTAACTTCCCTCCTGGCAGGAGCTCTGGTTGCACTGGGGGTGCAGGAGCATCGACCTGCTCTCAACCTGCTGCCGTTCCTCCTGTCCTCGCTGCGACAGAGCCGAAACTGA